Below is a genomic region from Ammonifex degensii KC4.
AAGGCCAAACATTTTTATTCGCTCACGAAGGGCAGCAGGGCCATGATCCGGGCCCGCTTTATAGCCACCGTGAGCATGCGCTGGTGGCGCGCGCAGTTACCCGTTATGCGCCGGGGCAGGATCTTACCCCGGTCGGAGATGAACTTCTTCAAGCGGTTGACATCCTTATAGTCCACCTTATCTATCTTCTCCACGCAGAAGCTGCAAATGCGCTTCTTGCGCCGCGAGCGTCTGTCCTTTTTCACCCTCAAACCTCCTTTGGTCTAGAACGGAATATCATCGTCAGAGAAGTCTATGACCTCCGACATGTCCAAGTCTTCGCTCTCTTTAGAAGCGTCGGGCATCTGCTCCCTCCCGGCGTCCTTAGGCCGGTCCAGGAAGCGCACGTTCTCCGCCACCACTTCGGCCGCGCGGCGCCTTATCCCTTGGCTGTCGTCGTAGGAGCGGATTTGTAAGCGCCCCTCTACTGCCACCAACCTTCCACGCGTCAGGTTGCGATGGCAAACTTCCGCCAACCCCGACCACACCACCACGTCGATGAAGTCCGTCCGCCGCTCCCCCTGCCGGTTGCCCCCCGGCCGGTCAACGGCTACCGTGAAGCTTCCCACGGGCGTCCCCGTAGGAGTATAGCGCAGCTCAGGATCGCGCACCAGCCGGCCGATCAAGATGACCCGGTTAAGCACGGCAAAAACCTCCTACTCGTCCTCCCGGACGATGATGTGGCGGAGGACGTCCCCGGTGATCTTAAATACCCGGTCGAGTTCCTGCACTACGGGCGGTTCGGCCTGAAAGCGCATGACTATGTACTGGCCTTCCCGCTCTTTCTCGATCGGGTACGCCAACCGCCGCTTCCCCCAGCGGTCTATGCTTACCACCGTGCCGCCCCCGTCTTCCACTATCTTCTTAAATTTCTCCACCACTGCCTCTAGGGCTTCTCCTTCCACCTGAGGGCGCACGATGTACATAGTCTCGTAGGCCCGCATCCTTTCACCTCCCCTCGGTCTCAAGCGGCCCCGGTTTTCGGCACCGGAGCAGGGAAGCCGTTGTTATCTTACCATACGGTGGGGGCAGGAGCAAGAGAGGGTTAAGGGGTATGGCCAGGGCTTTCTACCGCCCGCAGGAGGCGCAGAACTTTTTCCCGGGGGAGAAGGATTATTCGCCCGCACCCGCAGCACCTGAGACGCACGTCTACCCCGGTGCGTAAGATCTCCCACACTTCGCTCCCGCAAGGATGAGGCTTTTTCAGGCGCAGCCGCATCCCCACCTCCAGCTTTACCACACAAGCATGCCCCCCTGGCGTAGCACAGGCGAAAAGGTCTTGACCGCCTGCCAGAATCCTCGGTAGTAAGAGGCCAAGTGGCTGGTAGCCAGCACCTCGGCCAGAGGGTTAACGACGTAAGGAAGCAAGGAAACTTCTGCCATTTTCTGCACCAGGAAGAAGACCGCCGCGCTGAAGAGAAACCCCCACAAGGCTCCTATGAGTAACCCCGCGGTTCGGTCCACTAGTGGAAAGCCTAAGGGCTTTACCAGGCTGGTAAGCGCGGTGGCGGAAAAGAAGAAGATCCTCTCGGCCAGCAGGAAAAGGAGGAAGAAGGAAAGCCCCCCGACCACCGCCGCCGCCAGCCGGTAGGCCATCTCTTCGGTGGGAAAAGCTCCTGCTCTGCTCCCGAGGTGTTGCAGGATCTCGCGCGCCAACCAGGCGGTTAAGTGCCAGTTGCGGTCGAGAATATCGGCTAGCCGGGAAGCGTAGCGGCTGGCGACCACGAAGCCCACAAAAACAGCCGCCATGTACAGAAGGCTCAGGATCAACCCCTGCCGCCAGCCCTTCCAGGCTCCCGCCCCTATTAAAAGCAAAAGGACAAGATCAAGCCAGTTCATCCCCAGCCCCACTCTTACTTTCCTCTCATGCTCTTTTTCGCCGCCCCGCGCTTTCTCTCCTCCCACCGACCGAAAGATGAATGAAGTAAAAAAAGTTGGTCATAATGGGAAGAGGAGGTGACAAGTAGTGGAAGGATTCCTCGACCTTACCTGCAACCGCGTGCTCAAAGCGCAGCCGCGCTTTCGCATACACTACGGTGCTCCCGATGCGTCCTACCGGTTGGCGGCGGAGTTGGGCAAGTACTTGAAGCCTTACCTTCGACATCCCGGTACTCCTCTGGTCCTCCTTTGCATAGGAACCGACCGTTCTACCGGGGACGCCCTCGGACCCTTGGTAGGGAGCCAGGTGGCGGCGGCCTCCTGCCCACACTACCATGTCTACGGGACGCTGGCCGAACCGGTGCACGCTGCCAATCTACAAAGCAAACTCAAGGAGATTTACGCCCGTCACCAGCACCCTTTCATATTGGCAGTGGACGCCTCGCTGGGAAGGCCGGAGAGTGTGGGCTACATAAACGTAGGGGAAGGGCCCATCTTCCCCGGGGCAGGAGTGCACAAAAATCTTCCTCCGGTAGGGGATCTGCACATAACGGCGGTGGTCAACGTGGGGGGATTTCTGGAGTACCTGGTCCTGCAAAACACCCGCCTCAATTTGGTAATGCAGCAAGCGAAGGTGATAGCTGAAGCCCTCTTGCAGGCAGTATCCGCACCTTACCTAAGCCAGGCCGCTTTAGGCTAAAATTTAAAGGCCCCGGACTCCGGGGCCTTTAAATTTCTTTACGCTTCTAGGCGTCTTGCTCTAGCCTTTACCGCCTCTACTATTTCCTCGGCGCCCTTCCCTCGAGCGTCTATAAAGGGGGGCCGAGACCTCCATATCCGCCATTCCCGTAGACACCCAGGCCACGACACCACCTCCCTCCGTAGTCTTCCCGCCGGGAGGGGGACTCATGCCTCCTGCTTAGGGCCGAGTTCTTCCAGGAGGGCGATTACTTCCTCGTCGGTGGTCTGTTCGAAATGTTCGTAAAACTGCCCGACCGCCATGAAAAATTCGGGAGCATAAAGACAAACCAACTCGTCTACCTCCGGGCGCAGGAAGGACAGAGTATCGGGAGGGGCCACCGGAACGGCCAAGATGATCTCCCGGGGAGAAGCCCTTTTGAGCGAGCGCAGCGCTGCCAGGACGGTAAACCCGGTGGCTATGCCGTCGTCGGTGAGGATGATAGTCCGGTCACGCCAGGAGACTGGAGGAAGGGAAGCGCGGTAGCGCTTGAGCCGCCTTTCCACCTCCTCCAACGCCTCCCGCACCAGCACTTCTTTTTCTTCCGGCGTCACCCTCAGCCGCTGCACCAGATCTTCGTTAAAGAGGGGGATACCGTCCTGGGTCACCGCCCCTATGGCTAACTCCGGGTTGCCGGGAGCTCCGATCTTGCGCGGGATGATCACGTCCAGGGGAAGCTTTAGCTCCCGGGCTATCTCCGCTCCCACCACCACCCCGCCCCGGGGGATGGCCAGCACCAAGCCCCTGGGGTAATTCCTTCCTTTGAGACGCGCCGCCAACTGCCTTCCCGCATCCACCCGATCCACAAACAAGGATTTCAGCCCCCTTGCTTGGCTGCCGCCAGCACTTCCTCCTCTTCTTTCGCTAGTCTGGCCTGAGGCGCACCTCTCCTTACTTCCTTGGCGTACATGCGCGCTTCGCGACGGCCGTAAAGCCCGGTGAGTATAAAGCCGTCCCCTTCACCGTCCAGAAAGACGGCGCTGAAACTTAACTCCCCACCCACATCGGCAAAGGCGTTGTAGCGCTTCAACACTGGCGTCCGCACGCATTTGCGCAGCTTCTCTTCCTGTTCCTCTTGCCGCTTTTGGAGCTCTAGCAAGAGCTTTTTTGTCTCCTGGTAATCTTCGTTAAGCGCGGCCAGGCGGAAGACAAACTCGGGGTCTTCCAGTTGCCGCGCCAGCTGCCGCTGCAGGTTCAAGAGCCTTTGCAGGCGTCGGATACAGAAGAAAGAGATGAAGAAGGAGAGCAGGGCCAAGAATCCCAGGGCGCCGCAAAGGTAGGGCCCGTAAGCCAGCCAGAACTCCGCCACTTATCCTTCACCCTCTGCCGCCATAAATTTTTAAAGTCCGTACTTTTTCCGCATATCGCACAGCCGCTGGTAGGTAGGGGGATCCACGGCGGCCAGGAAGTCTAAGTCAAGCTTTTCCAGAAACTCTTGTAGGGCTTTCCCACGCACCATCCACTGGTAATAAAAGCGGCCGCCGTGAAAGTAAGGACCGTAAAGGCGCGAGCCGGGAACAACCGTCACCAGCCAGCGGAAGAGCGCCTCGTGCTTTCCGTGCATGCGCACGGTCACTTGGGCCTGCCGACCGTCGCCGCCGAAGTGTCCCTCGCCGATGAGAAGGCCGGTTATTACCCCTCTGGCGAAGTCGTCTAGGCGCCTCATCTGTTTCACCGTCAAGTTCCACGTGAAACTTTGGGTATCGTTCCCGCCAGGAAGCTGATGACCGCTTCCCGGTTGGGGAAAACGAGTTCCAACCGCCAAGAGCGCTTGCCCGGCCGCAAGGAAACCCTGGCCCCCCAGGCCTGTGACCAGACTGCTAGCTTTTCCTTCACCTCCGGGTCCTCTGGGGAGGCGGTAGCGGAGGAGGAACGGCAATAACGCTGGATGGCTTCCTCCAAAGCCCGGACCGACATTCCCCGCTGCACCGCTTTAAGAGCGAAAAGTTCCTGCTCTTCCGCCCCCGGAAGAGCCAGAAGAGCCCGAGCGTGACCCGCCGTTAACTGCCCCTCCCGCAGAAGTTGTAGAACCAGAGGGGAGAGGTTGAGTAACCTCAAGGTATTGGCCACTGCCGCCCGGCTCTTTCCCACCCGGCGAGCCACTTCTTCCTGGGTAAGGCCGAACTCCTCGATTAAGCGTCGGTAGGCGGTGGCCTCTTCCAAGGGGTTCAGTTCCCGGCGGTGCAGGTTTTCCACCAGGAGGGCGCAGGCCGT
It encodes:
- the rpsR gene encoding 30S ribosomal protein S18; this translates as MKKDRRSRRKKRICSFCVEKIDKVDYKDVNRLKKFISDRGKILPRRITGNCARHQRMLTVAIKRARIMALLPFVSE
- a CDS encoding single-stranded DNA-binding protein, with product MLNRVILIGRLVRDPELRYTPTGTPVGSFTVAVDRPGGNRQGERRTDFIDVVVWSGLAEVCHRNLTRGRLVAVEGRLQIRSYDDSQGIRRRAAEVVAENVRFLDRPKDAGREQMPDASKESEDLDMSEVIDFSDDDIPF
- the rpsF gene encoding 30S ribosomal protein S6, which gives rise to MRAYETMYIVRPQVEGEALEAVVEKFKKIVEDGGGTVVSIDRWGKRRLAYPIEKEREGQYIVMRFQAEPPVVQELDRVFKITGDVLRHIIVREDE
- a CDS encoding DUF951 domain-containing protein translates to MVKLEVGMRLRLKKPHPCGSEVWEILRTGVDVRLRCCGCGRIILLPREKVLRLLRAVESPGHTP
- a CDS encoding CvpA family protein, translated to MNWLDLVLLLLIGAGAWKGWRQGLILSLLYMAAVFVGFVVASRYASRLADILDRNWHLTAWLAREILQHLGSRAGAFPTEEMAYRLAAAVVGGLSFFLLFLLAERIFFFSATALTSLVKPLGFPLVDRTAGLLIGALWGFLFSAAVFFLVQKMAEVSLLPYVVNPLAEVLATSHLASYYRGFWQAVKTFSPVLRQGGMLVW
- the yyaC gene encoding spore protease YyaC; translation: MEGFLDLTCNRVLKAQPRFRIHYGAPDASYRLAAELGKYLKPYLRHPGTPLVLLCIGTDRSTGDALGPLVGSQVAAASCPHYHVYGTLAEPVHAANLQSKLKEIYARHQHPFILAVDASLGRPESVGYINVGEGPIFPGAGVHKNLPPVGDLHITAVVNVGGFLEYLVLQNTRLNLVMQQAKVIAEALLQAVSAPYLSQAALG
- a CDS encoding phosphoribosyltransferase, whose protein sequence is MDRVDAGRQLAARLKGRNYPRGLVLAIPRGGVVVGAEIARELKLPLDVIIPRKIGAPGNPELAIGAVTQDGIPLFNEDLVQRLRVTPEEKEVLVREALEEVERRLKRYRASLPPVSWRDRTIILTDDGIATGFTVLAALRSLKRASPREIILAVPVAPPDTLSFLRPEVDELVCLYAPEFFMAVGQFYEHFEQTTDEEVIALLEELGPKQEA
- a CDS encoding DUF4446 family protein — its product is MAEFWLAYGPYLCGALGFLALLSFFISFFCIRRLQRLLNLQRQLARQLEDPEFVFRLAALNEDYQETKKLLLELQKRQEEQEEKLRKCVRTPVLKRYNAFADVGGELSFSAVFLDGEGDGFILTGLYGRREARMYAKEVRRGAPQARLAKEEEEVLAAAKQGG
- a CDS encoding ParB/RepB/Spo0J family partition protein, with amino-acid sequence MPKPRGLGKGLDALIPPVTVAGEEIRQIRMEEIRPNPRQARTEWDEEELNALAASIAEYGLLHPVVVRPVEGGYELVAGERRWRACQRLGWETIPALVRSYDDLATACALLVENLHRRELNPLEEATAYRRLIEEFGLTQEEVARRVGKSRAAVANTLRLLNLSPLVLQLLREGQLTAGHARALLALPGAEEQELFALKAVQRGMSVRALEEAIQRYCRSSSATASPEDPEVKEKLAVWSQAWGARVSLRPGKRSWRLELVFPNREAVISFLAGTIPKVSRGT